The Microcoleus sp. bin38.metabat.b11b12b14.051 genome window below encodes:
- a CDS encoding MFS transporter, with product MPKFQLSSWLPRLPTQVWILAAGRFLSQSGSGFTLFYAPIFFVDRVGLSATAVGIGLGSGSISGIFGRILGGSFCDSKFWGRKRTLLLAAMISAVASFMLAAANDFAGLVAGNLLMGFGVGLYWPPTETMVADLTEGEQRQEAFALTRLADNLGLQVGIILGGVLIALTGNYRSLFMIDGISFLVLFAVVAIAVSETYKPSTSTNIGKKRLKNGWMVALSDRTLLVYAVVNTMFTLYISQIQTTMPLYFSKFVQVGTSGTGFSTGTITVLFAFSTFLTVALQMPVVKALRRFSHPQALMVSALLWGMGFIVIGLTGMVATGNLFVAVVGLSVLSVATVAYTPFASALVVDLAPESLRGVYLAVNSQCWAIGYLIGPPLGGLALDRGKWGADNLWLGLALSAIAAVVILQKVDRMLKK from the coding sequence ATGCCTAAATTTCAACTATCATCTTGGCTTCCCCGTCTCCCGACTCAAGTGTGGATTCTCGCGGCGGGCCGATTCCTGTCGCAAAGCGGCAGTGGTTTTACTTTATTTTACGCGCCGATCTTTTTTGTCGATCGCGTCGGCTTATCTGCAACTGCTGTTGGGATTGGTTTGGGTAGCGGTTCAATTTCGGGAATATTCGGGCGGATTTTAGGCGGTTCTTTTTGCGATTCCAAATTTTGGGGAAGGAAGCGAACTTTATTGCTGGCGGCAATGATTTCGGCGGTTGCTTCTTTTATGTTGGCGGCGGCTAATGATTTTGCCGGCTTAGTTGCGGGGAATTTATTGATGGGTTTTGGTGTGGGTTTATATTGGCCTCCAACTGAGACGATGGTGGCGGATTTAACTGAGGGGGAACAGCGACAGGAGGCTTTTGCTTTGACGCGGCTTGCTGATAATTTGGGTTTGCAAGTTGGGATTATTTTGGGCGGTGTTTTGATTGCGCTAACGGGGAATTATCGATCGCTCTTTATGATCGATGGTATCTCGTTTTTAGTGCTGTTTGCGGTGGTGGCGATCGCAGTTTCGGAAACCTACAAACCTTCTACTTCAACGAATATAGGCAAAAAACGTCTAAAAAATGGCTGGATGGTGGCGTTGAGCGATCGCACTTTGCTAGTTTACGCTGTAGTCAATACTATGTTTACTCTCTACATTTCCCAAATTCAAACTACGATGCCGCTATATTTTAGCAAGTTCGTGCAGGTGGGGACATCGGGAACAGGCTTTTCTACAGGTACAATTACCGTTTTGTTTGCTTTTAGCACGTTTTTGACTGTGGCTTTGCAAATGCCGGTGGTTAAGGCTTTGAGACGATTTTCTCATCCGCAAGCTTTGATGGTTTCGGCGCTGCTGTGGGGAATGGGATTTATTGTGATCGGCTTGACGGGAATGGTTGCAACTGGCAATCTATTTGTAGCGGTTGTTGGGTTGAGTGTTTTGTCGGTGGCGACGGTTGCTTATACGCCTTTTGCTTCAGCTTTGGTGGTGGATTTAGCGCCGGAGTCTTTGCGCGGTGTGTATTTGGCGGTTAATTCTCAGTGTTGGGCGATCGGGTATTTAATCGGCCCGCCGCTGGGCGGTTTAGCTTTGGATCGGGGTAAATGGGGGGCGGATAATTTGTGGTTGGGTTTGGCCTTAAGTGCGATCGCGGCTGTTGTGATTTTGCAAAAGGTCGATCGAATGTTAAAAAAGTAA
- a CDS encoding iron uptake porin — translation MKTRLLFSASAVGLFYIIGASLPLAAMTPVVEKETLGTQDLKESEAKISPITTVENQVKLPETSESKQQVDSAQVYNTNSTTNQLANLPQETANLNPPEIAALTAKNPAENSLNPAETSANPAPAEVTEKTSVIPAQNPAPAIAQTETSTAEKLAEIANSASLEPAATNSESPESTELEQVTSVSQLSDVRPTDWAFQALQSLVERYGCIAGYPDGTFRGNRAMTRYEFAAGLNACLDKINELIKSGTTNLATKEDLTKLQRLQEEFAAELATLRGRVDALEARTSELEANQFSTTTKLKGEAIFSVADTTKNNHSDTQTVFNYRVRLNLLTSFTGKDTLITGLQAYNIRSFGPQFGLSTGAFSGLSDSQAKLSFEPQFPGINPQNLSSIGANTVELYKLLYVFPVSSSITLFAGPKAETSDAFQAITPFAGEGQESISRFGGYNPVVRVSGGTSGTGLASAGGFIWNLSKKINLTALYGSVNAALPNNLGFPATPLGAGLFNGSTVAAAQLTIKPTSSIDIGLNYAYSRHELNILATGLSDADLGSILGRDRQPVSGGVRMNSFGGTATWRLSPKLAVSSYGGWIIADAERSNASTTFNSWMVGFHFRDLFKQGNNAGILFGQPLDRDSVSGGARFQANKATPYHLEAYYRFNVNDNISITPGAFVLFNPEGTKDNDTVGVGVLRTTFSF, via the coding sequence GTGAAAACACGTCTACTATTTAGTGCTAGCGCAGTAGGTTTATTCTATATAATTGGCGCTTCTTTGCCATTAGCTGCGATGACTCCCGTCGTCGAAAAAGAAACATTAGGTACTCAAGACTTAAAAGAGTCAGAGGCTAAAATAAGCCCGATCACAACAGTTGAAAATCAAGTCAAACTTCCTGAAACATCCGAATCTAAACAACAAGTTGATTCAGCACAAGTTTACAATACAAACTCAACCACAAATCAACTAGCAAATCTTCCCCAAGAAACTGCCAACCTCAATCCGCCCGAAATAGCAGCATTAACCGCAAAAAATCCAGCGGAAAACTCATTAAACCCCGCCGAAACATCAGCAAACCCAGCCCCAGCCGAAGTCACAGAAAAAACATCTGTAATTCCAGCCCAAAACCCTGCACCAGCGATCGCCCAAACAGAAACTTCTACTGCCGAAAAGTTAGCTGAAATCGCCAACAGCGCTTCCTTAGAACCCGCAGCAACCAACAGCGAAAGCCCAGAATCTACCGAACTAGAACAAGTAACATCTGTCTCGCAACTCTCCGACGTGCGCCCGACAGACTGGGCATTTCAAGCTTTGCAATCTCTCGTAGAAAGATACGGCTGTATAGCGGGATATCCAGACGGTACATTCCGAGGGAATCGGGCAATGACTCGCTACGAATTTGCCGCCGGTTTAAATGCTTGTTTGGACAAAATTAACGAATTAATCAAATCAGGTACGACCAATTTAGCGACCAAAGAAGACTTAACCAAACTGCAAAGATTGCAAGAAGAATTTGCAGCAGAATTAGCTACCTTGCGCGGTAGAGTCGATGCTTTAGAAGCGCGCACATCCGAATTAGAAGCGAATCAATTTTCGACAACAACTAAACTCAAGGGCGAAGCAATCTTTAGCGTTGCCGATACTACAAAAAACAATCACAGCGATACTCAAACAGTCTTCAATTACCGAGTAAGGCTGAATCTGCTAACCAGTTTTACAGGGAAAGACACTCTAATCACAGGCTTGCAAGCGTACAATATTCGCAGCTTCGGGCCTCAGTTTGGTTTGTCAACGGGGGCATTTAGCGGTTTGTCGGACAGTCAGGCAAAGCTGAGTTTTGAACCCCAATTTCCGGGGATTAATCCTCAGAATTTATCGAGCATTGGCGCTAATACAGTTGAACTCTACAAACTGCTTTACGTCTTCCCAGTTTCTAGCAGCATCACTTTATTTGCTGGCCCGAAAGCAGAAACTTCCGATGCTTTTCAAGCAATCACTCCTTTTGCTGGAGAAGGGCAAGAATCTATTTCTAGGTTTGGAGGTTACAACCCTGTAGTGCGCGTATCCGGCGGCACTTCTGGCACAGGTTTAGCATCAGCAGGTGGGTTTATTTGGAACCTTTCTAAAAAAATTAATCTCACAGCTTTGTACGGCAGCGTAAATGCTGCTTTGCCTAACAATTTAGGCTTTCCAGCTACTCCATTGGGAGCGGGTTTGTTTAATGGCAGTACGGTTGCGGCGGCACAGTTAACGATTAAACCAACTAGCAGTATTGACATTGGTTTGAATTACGCTTACAGCCGCCACGAATTGAATATTCTGGCTACAGGATTGTCTGATGCGGATTTGGGCTCGATTTTGGGAAGGGATAGACAACCTGTTAGCGGCGGGGTGAGGATGAATTCGTTTGGTGGTACAGCAACCTGGCGGCTTTCTCCGAAACTTGCTGTTTCTAGTTATGGAGGTTGGATAATTGCTGATGCTGAAAGAAGCAATGCTTCTACCACTTTTAACAGTTGGATGGTAGGTTTCCATTTCCGAGATTTGTTCAAACAGGGCAATAATGCAGGTATTCTGTTCGGACAGCCTTTGGATCGCGATTCGGTAAGTGGCGGTGCTCGTTTTCAGGCAAATAAAGCTACTCCTTACCATTTGGAAGCTTATTATCGTTTCAATGTTAACGATAATATCAGCATTACACCCGGAGCTTTTGTGTTGTTCAATCCTGAAGGTACGAAGGATAATGATACTGTAGGGGTGGGAGTTCTTCGCACTACTTTTAGTTTCTAG
- the hisIE gene encoding bifunctional phosphoribosyl-AMP cyclohydrolase/phosphoribosyl-ATP diphosphatase HisIE, whose translation MSATDLSSLSRSIPMEKIRYDDRGLVPAIVQDYLDGTVLMMAWMNRESLQKTMETGQTWFWSRSRAELWPKGATSGHVQNVKGLRYDCDSDALLVTVEQVGDIACHTGERSCFHQVDGEISAPPGDMLSQLFDVICDRRDNPNETSYTCKLFEGGDNKILKKIGEESAEVVMACKDDDKDGIAGEVADLFYHALVALAHHQVDLRAVYRKLGDRRK comes from the coding sequence TACTGATTTATCTAGTTTGAGCCGATCGATCCCAATGGAAAAGATCCGTTACGACGATCGCGGTTTAGTACCCGCGATCGTCCAAGATTACTTAGACGGCACAGTCTTGATGATGGCCTGGATGAATCGCGAGTCACTCCAAAAAACGATGGAAACCGGTCAAACTTGGTTCTGGAGCCGTTCTCGCGCCGAATTATGGCCGAAGGGAGCGACTTCGGGACACGTTCAAAATGTCAAAGGGCTGCGTTACGACTGCGACAGCGATGCTTTGCTGGTGACAGTCGAACAAGTCGGAGATATTGCTTGTCACACGGGTGAAAGAAGTTGTTTTCACCAAGTTGATGGGGAAATTTCAGCGCCGCCGGGGGATATGTTATCTCAATTATTTGACGTAATTTGCGATCGGCGGGACAATCCTAACGAAACTTCTTATACTTGCAAGTTGTTCGAGGGCGGCGACAATAAAATTCTCAAGAAAATTGGCGAAGAGTCGGCGGAAGTTGTGATGGCTTGCAAAGACGACGACAAAGATGGGATTGCGGGGGAAGTTGCGGATTTATTTTACCATGCTTTGGTTGCTTTGGCTCACCATCAGGTTGACTTGAGAGCAGTTTATCGCAAATTGGGCGATCGTCGAAAATGA